In Bacillota bacterium, the following are encoded in one genomic region:
- the yunB gene encoding sporulation protein YunB translates to MRALISFVFITLILFLIIEGFIFVESRLRPNIISIAEVRAENIATETVNQAIMEKIAGDVFYRELILIEKDDNGKIVLAQLNTAEANRIISETVLITLDTLKNVEKIAFDIPLGEVMGSYLLATYGPRIPVRLISPGKVNGKLHDSFEEAGINQVRHKIYLQIGTEMRIVIPFISSPIHIDVQVPIADAIYPGEVPETVVNIEFPF, encoded by the coding sequence ATGCGAGCATTGATTTCATTTGTTTTCATCACCCTCATCCTGTTTTTGATCATAGAGGGGTTTATTTTTGTTGAAAGCAGATTGCGCCCCAATATCATTTCTATTGCAGAAGTCAGGGCCGAGAATATAGCTACCGAAACGGTAAACCAAGCAATCATGGAAAAGATCGCCGGAGATGTTTTTTACCGGGAACTGATCCTGATCGAGAAAGATGACAATGGTAAAATAGTTCTTGCCCAGCTCAACACGGCGGAAGCAAACAGGATCATTTCCGAAACTGTCCTGATTACTTTGGATACGTTGAAAAATGTCGAAAAGATTGCTTTTGATATTCCTTTGGGTGAAGTGATGGGCAGTTATCTGTTGGCCACATATGGCCCCCGCATACCGGTACGCTTGATTTCACCCGGGAAAGTAAATGGCAAATTGCATGATTCATTCGAGGAAGCCGGAATAAACCAGGTAAGGCACAAGATATATTTGCAAATTGGCACCGAGATGCGTATCGTCATCCCTTTCATTTCCTCGCCCATCCATATTGACGTTCAGGTGCCGATAGCTGACGCTATCTACCCCGGCGAGGTTCCAGAGACCGTGGTCAACATTGAATTTCCTTTCTAG
- a CDS encoding tyrosine--tRNA ligase, with protein MKKITPAEQLEIIKRNTVEIIPEGDLYRKLKDSYETGIPLKCKLGFDPSAPDLHLGHAVVLHKIREFQDLGHEAVIILGDFTGRIGDPTGRAEARKQMSEEEVLANARTYREQVYKILDPAKTELIFNSSWLAELKFARIIELSSKITVARMLEREDFSRRYREGVPISLHEFFYPLMQGYDSVAIRADVELGATEQKFNLLMGRFLQKEYGQEPQITLTTPILIGTDGLQKMSKSLGNYIGITDPPGEMYGKIMSINDESMLEYFSLATRLSPGEIEGIRRDLDRGRLHPRDAKMRLGHEIVALYHGKEEASRAEEEFRRVFQRQGLPDEIPLIHLDSSNWETPADLIRLLAHTGMVSSNSEARRLIQQGGVRVNGKKIKEMKTNIDISEETLLQIGKRKFIKVLIK; from the coding sequence ATGAAAAAAATTACACCCGCGGAACAATTGGAAATCATAAAAAGAAATACGGTTGAAATTATCCCCGAAGGGGACCTGTACAGGAAACTGAAAGATTCCTATGAAACAGGAATACCTCTGAAATGCAAACTGGGCTTTGATCCATCGGCCCCGGATTTGCATCTTGGGCATGCGGTTGTCCTTCACAAGATACGTGAATTTCAGGATCTTGGCCACGAAGCGGTCATCATACTGGGGGATTTTACAGGGCGCATCGGTGACCCCACCGGCCGCGCGGAGGCCAGAAAACAGATGTCCGAGGAAGAAGTGCTGGCCAATGCCCGGACTTACCGCGAGCAGGTATATAAAATCCTCGACCCCGCAAAAACAGAATTGATTTTCAACAGCAGCTGGCTTGCAGAATTGAAATTTGCCAGGATCATAGAGCTGTCTTCAAAGATCACGGTGGCCAGAATGCTTGAAAGGGAAGATTTCAGCCGCAGGTACCGTGAAGGCGTACCCATCAGTCTGCATGAATTTTTCTATCCGCTGATGCAAGGTTATGATTCCGTCGCCATTCGCGCGGATGTGGAATTGGGTGCCACCGAGCAGAAATTCAATCTGCTCATGGGCAGGTTCCTGCAGAAAGAATACGGTCAGGAACCCCAGATCACATTGACAACCCCCATTCTGATTGGAACCGATGGGCTGCAGAAAATGAGCAAAAGCCTGGGCAATTATATCGGTATAACAGATCCTCCGGGGGAGATGTACGGAAAGATAATGTCCATCAACGATGAATCGATGTTGGAGTATTTTTCCCTGGCCACACGCCTCTCACCCGGGGAAATTGAAGGGATAAGAAGGGATTTGGATCGAGGCAGACTTCATCCCCGCGATGCCAAGATGAGATTGGGGCACGAGATAGTCGCTCTATATCATGGGAAGGAAGAGGCTTCCAGAGCCGAGGAGGAGTTCCGTCGCGTTTTTCAGAGACAGGGACTGCCTGATGAAATACCCTTGATACACCTTGATTCCTCCAACTGGGAGACACCTGCAGATCTGATCCGCCTGCTGGCTCATACGGGAATGGTGAGCAGCAACAGTGAGGCACGCAGGCTCATACAGCAGGGGGGGGTACGTGTCAACGGCAAGAAAATCAAGGAAATGAAAACAAACATCGATATAAGTGAGGAAACTTTACTGCAGATTGGCAAGCGAAAATTCATCAAGGTGCTCATCAAGTAA
- a CDS encoding MBL fold metallo-hydrolase encodes MDDFIKIMGTAGARFVVKQQLRSSAGTWCRFGGTNFLIDPGPGTLVNCFASTPKLDPDLLDGILLSHRHLDHSTDLNIMVEAMTNGTYNRRGAVFLPASAVDFEPVLFSYLQAAVERMVILEEGGRYEFCNIKFSTPVTHLHPVENYGFKFELPYGKISFITDTAYFPELIDHYRADMLIINVVLYEPVQARHIQHLDLVRVRELIRNIRPAVAVLTHFGTTMLANNPDRLAENLTEEIGVKVIAASDGICINPRHYLQS; translated from the coding sequence TTGGATGATTTCATAAAAATAATGGGTACCGCGGGTGCACGCTTCGTGGTAAAGCAACAACTGCGATCTTCGGCCGGTACCTGGTGCCGTTTCGGAGGGACCAATTTTCTGATCGATCCCGGGCCGGGTACCCTGGTCAATTGCTTTGCCAGCACGCCCAAACTTGATCCTGATCTCCTGGACGGGATCTTGCTTTCCCACAGGCACCTGGATCATTCAACCGACCTTAATATCATGGTGGAAGCCATGACCAATGGCACCTACAACCGCCGGGGGGCAGTTTTCCTGCCTGCATCGGCTGTAGACTTTGAACCTGTATTGTTCAGCTACCTTCAGGCGGCAGTGGAAAGGATGGTTATCCTGGAAGAGGGTGGCCGGTACGAGTTCTGTAACATCAAGTTCTCCACTCCGGTAACCCACCTGCATCCGGTGGAGAATTACGGGTTCAAATTTGAACTTCCATACGGGAAAATTTCTTTTATCACCGATACGGCATATTTTCCCGAACTGATCGATCATTACCGTGCCGATATGCTGATCATCAATGTCGTTCTTTACGAACCGGTGCAGGCCCGACATATTCAGCATCTCGACCTGGTAAGGGTCAGGGAATTGATCAGAAACATCAGACCGGCTGTAGCCGTATTGACCCACTTTGGAACGACGATGCTGGCAAATAACCCCGACAGGTTGGCAGAAAATTTGACCGAGGAAATCGGAGTAAAAGTGATTGCCGCCAGCGATGGTATTTGCATCAATCCACGACATTATCTGCAGTCTTGA
- a CDS encoding FhlB domain-containing protein, translating into MTRSDDHFDIRKAVALRYRQGEDNAPVVVASGQGWFAERIMEIAAGHGIKIFQDENLVESLRVLDLGEEIPVELYEALATILAFVFKADRELDKEK; encoded by the coding sequence ATGACCAGGTCAGATGATCATTTCGATATAAGAAAAGCGGTGGCACTTCGTTATCGCCAGGGCGAAGACAATGCTCCCGTTGTCGTGGCTAGCGGGCAGGGGTGGTTTGCGGAGAGGATCATGGAGATCGCTGCCGGCCATGGCATCAAGATATTCCAGGATGAAAATCTGGTGGAAAGTCTCAGGGTTCTCGATCTCGGGGAGGAGATTCCCGTGGAATTGTACGAGGCTCTGGCCACAATTCTGGCTTTTGTATTCAAGGCGGATAGAGAGCTGGACAAGGAGAAATAA